ATATAAAACCGGTTAAAACGCATATAAATAATATTGCCCAGCCGGTATTTTTCGCCTTATTCACCACTATTTCTGCAATATAGGCCGGTACCCGGCTCTCCATAAATATATCGGCCACGACCAGAGTACCGATAAATATGCCCATGACGTTCCAGTTGACGGCAAAAAATGCCTCCTTTAAGCTGACGACTCCCGCGATAATAGTCAGTATAGCCGCCATAACGGCCACATGCGTCCTCTTTTTAGGTAAAAAAATAAAGAGGGCATATGCCGTCAAAAATATTACGAGCGCCGTCATTTTGCTGCTCATCAGCGTATTCCCCATAATGATATTTCCCGCCCCTTGACCAAGTATCCTTAAAATGCTCAAATGGGCGGGAAAAATTATGCTTTAAATAAACGTGAAATATATTTAGTTCGTACCCGCTTGCGCTTTACTAAGATATATTTTCATTTTTTCCCACGTCCTCGGCCCGACTTTCCCGTCCGGCTTTAAGTTATTTTGTGCCTGAAAATCGACTACGGCCTTTTTGGTCTTTGAGCCTAAAATTCCGTCAATTTTTCCCTCGTAAAGGTTGGCATTTTTTAGAGCTATCTGGATCTCCCTTATCGTCGGCTTAGTGCTCGTTGCGACAGGTTTTGATTCCTGCACGAACACTTCCACGGATTCTATTCTTGATTCCACCGGCTCAGGCAGTTCGAGAGACTTGTTTCTCGGCTCGATTTCTGTGCCTCTTGTTATAGGCAGCGCCTCTACTTCTATAGCCATTTCCTCAAAACCACTTGACATACTTGCTTCTTTGTCTCTTTTGCCGCAGCCTGTTACAACAAATAGAAGAGCGATCAATAAAACTAAAAATCTTGTCATATTCTCTATCCTCCTTTTGGGATAAAATCGGTTTTGTAATTAAAATAGTACAGAATAGGAAGATTATACAAAAAAAAGGGCAAAATGTCAAGCGGAGCCCTTCGGTCCCATTCTACACCACAAAAAGGTTCTTACTTGAAAAGATGGGTTCAGTGGTAAGGTTTACGCCTAATCTTCTCAGGCCGGTCTCATCCCCCGGGGTAGGAATATGCGTCATATGGACTTCGCAGCCCCGCAGTTCTTTCAGCTTCTCCATGGCTATTTGGGCAGTCGGATTGGTGGCGGCGCTTATGCTAAGCGCTATCAATGTCTCTTCTAAGTCGAGGTTAACGGCCTTCGAATTTAAAATATTTCTCTTAAGGTTGCCGACGGACTCTATTATAGCAGGAGACAACAGGTGTATCTTGTCCGGTATCTCGGCCAATTCTTTTATGGCATTTAAAACAAGGCTCGATGCGGCGTGCATGAGAGGTGAATTTTTGCCCGTCACTACAGAGCCGTCTTTTAATTCTATGGCAGCGCCGCAGAATACGCCTTCATTTCCTTTGTTTTTGTCTTCCGCCTCATTCCGCGCTTTTTTAGATGAGCCGACCACTAATCTATCGTCAGGCTTAATGTCGAGCTCCTTCATCAAGATTTCTACCCTCTCTACTGTCTCTTTATCCACGAATCCCATAATGTATTCGCAGCCGTATCTGAAATGACGCCTGATTATCTCCTGTTTTGCCGCATCTTTTACGGCCCCGTCATTTATTATGCCAAAACCGGCGCGGTTTACGCCCATATCCGTCGGAGATTTATAAGATAATTCGCCGGTCATTATCCTGTCCAATATTCTCTTCAATACCGGGAATACCTCAACATCTCGGTTATAGTTGATGGCGGTCTTTCGGTATGCTTCCAAATGAAAAGGATCTATGAGGTTAAAATCTCTTATGTCGGCAGTTGCCGCTTCATACGCCACATTTACAGGGTGCTTAAGCGGGAGGTTCCATATGGGGAAAGTTTCAAATTTTGCGTATCCCGATTTTACGCCCCCTTTGTGTTCATGATATAGCTGCGAAAGGCATGTAGCTAATTTTCCGCTTCCGGGGCCGGGGGCGGTCACCACCACTAGAGGATTCTTCGTCTTTATATATTCATTGGCTCCGTAGCCTTCTTCGCTCACTATCAGATCTATGTCAGTAGGATATCCCTTTGTAAAACGGTGGGTGTAGACTTTTATATTATTGCGCTCAAGTTTATTTTTAAATATCCTTGCCGCCGGTTGATTTTCGAAACGGGTTATTACTACTGCCAATATATCTATGCCCCACTCCCTCAGATCATCTATCAATTTAAACACATCTACATCATAGGTAATACCAAAATCCGCCCTTACTTTCCTTCTCTCAATGTCACCGGCATATATGCACAATATTATGTCGGCCTTGTCCTTCAATTTTTGCAATAGCCGCATCTTTACATTCGGGTCAAACCCGGGCAATACCCTCGCCGCGTGATAATCAAAAATGATCTTTCCGCCGAATTCCAGGTATAGTTTATTGTCGAATTTCTTTACTCTTTCAAGAATCGCGGCGGTCTGTTCCTTA
The sequence above is drawn from the Candidatus Omnitrophota bacterium genome and encodes:
- a CDS encoding peptidoglycan-binding protein; amino-acid sequence: MAIEVEALPITRGTEIEPRNKSLELPEPVESRIESVEVFVQESKPVATSTKPTIREIQIALKNANLYEGKIDGILGSKTKKAVVDFQAQNNLKPDGKVGPRTWEKMKIYLSKAQAGTN
- a CDS encoding DUF1846 domain-containing protein, encoding MALKKAGFDNEKYLKEQTAAILERVKKFDNKLYLEFGGKIIFDYHAARVLPGFDPNVKMRLLQKLKDKADIILCIYAGDIERRKVRADFGITYDVDVFKLIDDLREWGIDILAVVITRFENQPAARIFKNKLERNNIKVYTHRFTKGYPTDIDLIVSEEGYGANEYIKTKNPLVVVTAPGPGSGKLATCLSQLYHEHKGGVKSGYAKFETFPIWNLPLKHPVNVAYEAATADIRDFNLIDPFHLEAYRKTAINYNRDVEVFPVLKRILDRIMTGELSYKSPTDMGVNRAGFGIINDGAVKDAAKQEIIRRHFRYGCEYIMGFVDKETVERVEILMKELDIKPDDRLVVGSSKKARNEAEDKNKGNEGVFCGAAIELKDGSVVTGKNSPLMHAASSLVLNAIKELAEIPDKIHLLSPAIIESVGNLKRNILNSKAVNLDLEETLIALSISAATNPTAQIAMEKLKELRGCEVHMTHIPTPGDETGLRRLGVNLTTEPIFSSKNLFVV